A single genomic interval of Aureliella helgolandensis harbors:
- a CDS encoding cohesin domain-containing protein: MGKLSRRLSLESLEARKLFAGLVGTESAGFCGPVRPPASEEIRLSVETSRTEGVRAAELQFEFDPSKFQLAPSDVTPGEAWQGKATLLTNIDHQAGLVSVLVYSSVAIQSDATDLVHLDLDLVDELAADVAADFVLKNLELNEGMVESPAELVLSEPRLPSPADFSKPTHAALPTPELSRRPIHRLDAVLPSSDRDQGMLYGPLRPELIDYANVSNGSHHRTAVASLT; encoded by the coding sequence ATGGGCAAGTTATCTCGTCGGCTTTCGCTGGAAAGTCTCGAAGCGCGTAAGCTGTTTGCAGGCTTGGTAGGTACCGAATCGGCTGGTTTCTGCGGCCCGGTGCGACCACCTGCAAGTGAAGAGATTCGATTGAGCGTTGAGACCTCGCGAACGGAGGGGGTTCGAGCGGCGGAGCTTCAGTTCGAATTCGACCCCAGTAAATTCCAGCTCGCTCCCTCGGACGTGACACCTGGAGAAGCTTGGCAGGGCAAAGCGACCTTGCTGACGAATATCGATCACCAAGCCGGCTTAGTTTCGGTGCTCGTCTACTCCTCCGTCGCGATTCAATCCGACGCAACCGACCTAGTGCATCTCGACCTGGATCTTGTCGATGAGCTCGCCGCTGATGTGGCTGCCGATTTCGTGCTGAAAAATCTGGAGCTGAACGAGGGGATGGTGGAATCGCCCGCTGAGCTAGTCCTCTCGGAGCCTCGGCTGCCCAGCCCAGCAGACTTCTCGAAGCCCACGCATGCTGCGCTTCCGACTCCGGAACTCTCCAGGCGTCCCATTCACCGATTGGACGCGGTTCTCCCCTCCAGCGACCGAGACCAGGGGATGTTGTACGGTCCCCTGCGCCCTGAACTCATTGACTACGCCAATGTTAGCAACGGTAGTCATCATCGTACTGCAGTCGCCAGCCTCACCTAG